The Caldalkalibacillus thermarum genome window below encodes:
- the coxB gene encoding cytochrome c oxidase subunit II, whose product MSRSMWRTLFLFLVLALVLTGCGKPYLSALDPAGPVAEKQLSLIKLSLYIMIVVIAVVMIIYVYVLVKFRQRPGQKGYPEQVEGSHTLEIIWTVIPIILLIILAIPTVVTTFTLAETYSEEEEGDALLIKVTAHQYWWEVEYPEQGIVTAQDIYIPTGQRVYFELTSKDVIHSFWVPSLGGKTDTNPGLTNNMWLQADEPGVYHGKCAELCGPSHALMDFKVIAVEPEEFEQWVATMTNYDDTPKTVLAEQGRAVFEQSCIACHATDGVTKSPYPNLAGIGDREKIAGILQNNEENLARWIENPEEVKEGNYMPSASELGLNENDIEALVEYLMQLKLQ is encoded by the coding sequence ATGAGTCGTAGCATGTGGCGAACACTATTTTTATTTTTAGTGCTCGCACTCGTTTTAACAGGTTGTGGCAAGCCATATCTGTCTGCATTGGATCCGGCCGGCCCGGTGGCTGAGAAACAGTTGTCTTTGATTAAGCTCAGCCTTTACATTATGATCGTTGTGATTGCTGTGGTCATGATCATTTATGTCTATGTTTTGGTCAAGTTTAGACAACGCCCCGGTCAAAAGGGCTATCCCGAGCAAGTGGAAGGGAGCCATACACTGGAGATTATCTGGACTGTCATTCCGATTATTTTACTTATTATTTTGGCCATACCGACGGTTGTCACCACGTTTACCCTTGCTGAAACCTACTCAGAAGAAGAGGAAGGCGATGCATTGTTAATCAAGGTGACCGCCCATCAATACTGGTGGGAAGTGGAATATCCGGAACAAGGTATTGTCACTGCCCAGGATATTTATATTCCGACCGGCCAGCGTGTTTATTTTGAATTAACGTCCAAGGATGTGATTCATTCTTTCTGGGTTCCCAGCTTGGGAGGTAAAACAGACACAAACCCGGGACTGACCAATAACATGTGGCTACAGGCCGACGAGCCTGGTGTGTATCACGGTAAATGTGCAGAACTTTGTGGTCCGTCGCACGCCTTGATGGACTTTAAAGTGATTGCTGTGGAGCCGGAGGAGTTTGAACAATGGGTAGCAACCATGACCAATTATGATGACACACCCAAAACAGTGCTGGCAGAACAAGGACGTGCTGTGTTTGAACAATCCTGTATTGCTTGCCATGCCACTGACGGTGTGACCAAGTCTCCATATCCCAACTTAGCTGGCATTGGGGATCGGGAGAAAATTGCAGGCATTTTGCAAAATAATGAAGAGAATCTAGCGCGTTGGATTGAAAATCCTGAAGAGGTTAAAGAAGGAAACTACATGCCCTCAGCCAGTGAATTAGGCTTGAACGAAAATGATATCGAAGCCTTGGTTGAGTACTTAATGCAGTTAAAGTTGCAATAG
- the miaB gene encoding tRNA (N6-isopentenyl adenosine(37)-C2)-methylthiotransferase MiaB — protein MAKDYSKYFDSFKVISEENNRKRIRIKGRQVTIYSEPDFKEGRRRGKEDIKVFQAEIPEEMLDIGKGKKYLLVTYGCQMNVHDSEHIAGLLESMGYTPTEDETEADVILYNTCAIRENAEDKVFGELGRLKRLKTEKPELILGVCGCMSQEEAVVNKILRSYHHVDLIFGTHNIHRLPVLLRDAILSKEMVIEVWSKEGDIIENLPQKREGGIKAWVNIMYGCDKFCTYCIVPFTRGKERSRRPEDVLAEVRELARQGYKEITVLGQNVNAYGKDFTDRRYRLANLFDDIRKIDIPRVRFTTSHPWDFDDELIEVLAKGGNLVEHIHLPVQSGNNEILKLMGRKYTREEYLELVRKIRAAIPNVSLTTDIIVGFPNETEEQFEDTLSLVKEVKFDSAFTFIYSPRHGTPAAQMEDNVPEDVKKERLYRLNALQNEISRRKNEALRGQVVEVLVEGESKNNPDVLAGRTRTNKLVNFKGSKDAIGKLVHVKITEPQTWTLKGEQVQPVEV, from the coding sequence ATGGCAAAAGACTACAGCAAATACTTTGATTCCTTTAAAGTCATTTCCGAAGAGAATAACCGTAAACGGATACGCATAAAAGGACGCCAAGTGACCATTTATTCTGAGCCGGACTTTAAAGAAGGACGCCGGCGCGGCAAAGAAGATATTAAGGTGTTTCAAGCAGAGATACCTGAAGAGATGCTTGATATCGGCAAGGGTAAAAAGTACTTGCTGGTTACTTATGGGTGTCAAATGAATGTACATGACAGTGAGCACATTGCCGGTTTGCTGGAAAGCATGGGCTATACGCCAACAGAAGATGAAACAGAGGCGGATGTAATTCTTTATAACACCTGTGCCATCCGTGAAAATGCAGAAGACAAAGTGTTTGGTGAGCTTGGCCGGCTTAAACGTTTAAAAACAGAAAAACCAGAGCTGATCTTGGGCGTATGTGGCTGCATGTCCCAAGAGGAGGCGGTGGTGAATAAGATACTGCGCAGCTATCATCATGTCGATCTGATTTTCGGCACGCATAACATCCACCGGTTGCCGGTTCTTTTGCGTGATGCCATCCTTTCCAAAGAAATGGTCATCGAAGTGTGGTCCAAAGAGGGAGATATCATTGAGAATCTTCCTCAGAAAAGAGAAGGGGGCATCAAAGCCTGGGTCAATATCATGTACGGCTGTGACAAGTTTTGCACCTACTGTATCGTGCCATTTACCCGAGGGAAAGAACGCAGCCGCCGTCCAGAAGATGTGCTGGCTGAAGTGCGTGAACTGGCCCGACAAGGCTATAAGGAAATTACGGTCCTAGGACAAAATGTGAACGCATATGGCAAAGATTTTACAGACCGCCGCTACCGTTTGGCCAATCTGTTTGATGACATCCGCAAAATTGATATTCCCCGGGTCCGGTTTACAACAAGCCATCCGTGGGATTTTGATGATGAACTGATTGAAGTGCTAGCCAAAGGCGGCAACCTGGTTGAGCATATTCACCTTCCTGTTCAATCAGGAAACAATGAGATTCTCAAACTCATGGGGCGGAAATATACACGGGAAGAATATTTAGAGCTTGTCCGTAAAATCAGGGCAGCCATTCCAAATGTTTCTCTGACCACAGACATTATTGTCGGTTTCCCCAACGAGACAGAGGAGCAGTTTGAGGACACTCTCTCCCTGGTTAAAGAGGTAAAATTTGATTCGGCGTTTACCTTTATCTATTCTCCGCGCCATGGCACTCCGGCTGCTCAAATGGAGGACAATGTACCAGAAGATGTGAAAAAAGAGAGGCTGTACCGCCTGAATGCCCTGCAAAATGAAATCAGCCGCCGTAAGAATGAAGCCTTAAGAGGACAGGTTGTTGAAGTGTTGGTTGAAGGGGAAAGCAAAAATAACCCAGATGTCCTGGCCGGCCGGACACGAACCAACAAACTGGTCAACTTTAAAGGTTCTAAAGATGCAATTGGCAAGCTTGTTCATGTAAAAATCACTGAACCTCAAACATGGACATTAAAAGGAGAACAGGTTCAGCCAGTGGAGGTATGA
- a CDS encoding cytochrome C oxidase subunit IV family protein, with product MANVNHTSHGRHTVDETIRDKQAEKKENMQLYVSFALMIVLTAMAFVAVASEQIPAGFAVPFILLLACIQFILQLFIFMHLNEKGSEYPILFMFSGVFVAILTIAALMLLIWW from the coding sequence ATGGCCAATGTGAATCATACCTCACACGGGCGGCATACAGTTGACGAAACCATTAGAGACAAGCAGGCTGAAAAGAAAGAGAACATGCAGCTCTATGTGTCATTCGCCTTAATGATCGTGTTAACGGCGATGGCCTTTGTTGCAGTGGCCAGTGAGCAAATTCCGGCCGGTTTTGCGGTTCCCTTCATTCTGTTGCTGGCATGTATACAGTTTATTTTGCAACTGTTCATTTTCATGCACTTGAATGAGAAAGGCAGCGAATATCCCATTCTATTTATGTTCAGCGGTGTTTTTGTGGCTATCCTGACCATTGCCGCTTTGATGTTATTGATTTGGTGGTAA
- a CDS encoding DUF420 domain-containing protein: protein MAYILPLISTLCIVISAILVAIGWVVIRRGDTKRHIQVMAFASIFAVIFFVIYMSRTIFIGNTAFGGPDHVAPYYHLFLLFHIVLATLAAVLGLLTLYYGFKKQYNQHKRIGPLTSVIWFLTAVTGVTVYLLLYVIYPPGETTNMLRAIIGG from the coding sequence ATGGCATACATTTTACCCCTGATAAGCACTTTATGTATAGTGATCAGTGCCATTCTGGTCGCGATAGGCTGGGTTGTGATCCGGCGTGGGGATACGAAGCGTCATATTCAGGTGATGGCATTTGCTTCAATCTTTGCTGTGATATTTTTTGTTATTTATATGTCCAGAACCATTTTTATAGGCAATACCGCTTTTGGCGGCCCAGACCATGTCGCGCCATATTATCATCTTTTTTTGCTTTTCCATATTGTTCTGGCCACATTAGCCGCTGTATTGGGCCTGTTAACACTTTACTATGGTTTTAAGAAACAATATAACCAGCATAAACGGATTGGACCCTTAACCTCGGTGATCTGGTTTTTAACAGCTGTGACCGGCGTTACTGTTTATCTCTTACTTTATGTGATTTATCCACCCGGTGAAACAACCAATATGTTGCGGGCCATTATCGGCGGATGA
- the ctaD gene encoding cytochrome c oxidase subunit I has protein sequence MSTHAVGQSHVSTAEPKAGFGSVLWDWLTTVDHKKIGKMYFSAGFFFFLLGGIEAILIRLQLMYPENTLVSGSTFNELITMHGTTMIFFAAMPLLFGLMNVIVPLQIGARDVAFPFLNALGFWLFLFGGILLNLSWFMGGAPDAGWTAYAPLSTQYSGSGLDFYVLGLQISGAGTLISGINFLVTILNMRAPGMTLMRMPMFTWTTFIASALIVFAFPPLTAGLFLLMFERIFDAQFFNVAGGGNVIIWQHLFWIFGHPEVYILVLPAFGIISEVISTFSKKRLFGYTSMVFATILIGFIGFMVWAHHMFTVGMGPVANALFAVATMAIAVPTGIKIFNWLFTMWGGRIQMTTAMLFCLGFLPTFVMGGVTGVMLAAAPANYQYHDSYFVVAHFHYTIIGGVVLGLFAGIYYWWPKMFNKKLNETLGKWMFWLFLIGFHLTFFIQHFLGLQGMPRRVFTYLEGLGLETGNFISTVGALLMGVATILFVINVIYTHLRADLAEADPWDGRTLEWATKTPIPEYNFAQTPKVRGLDPLFVEKTKGNGKIIPAEPLGPIHMPNPSILPFIMAFALFIAGFGFCLHSFYESNVIPFTIAGVGIAGTLLCMFLRSVIEDHGHHIEPHDEGMDKGVGA, from the coding sequence ATGTCTACACATGCTGTTGGCCAGAGCCATGTCTCAACAGCGGAACCAAAAGCTGGCTTTGGAAGTGTTTTATGGGATTGGCTGACGACTGTTGATCATAAGAAGATCGGTAAAATGTACTTCTCCGCAGGCTTTTTCTTCTTTTTACTTGGTGGAATTGAGGCTATCTTAATTCGTTTGCAACTCATGTACCCGGAAAATACGCTTGTTAGCGGTTCCACATTTAATGAACTGATTACTATGCATGGAACAACTATGATTTTCTTTGCGGCCATGCCCCTTCTGTTCGGTTTGATGAACGTCATTGTTCCGTTGCAGATTGGGGCCAGGGACGTTGCTTTCCCCTTTTTGAATGCTCTGGGTTTCTGGTTGTTTCTGTTTGGAGGCATTTTGTTGAACCTGAGCTGGTTTATGGGTGGCGCACCTGATGCCGGCTGGACAGCTTATGCACCATTGTCCACTCAATATAGTGGTTCTGGACTTGACTTTTATGTGCTTGGTTTGCAGATCTCTGGTGCGGGAACACTCATCAGCGGGATTAACTTTTTGGTGACCATCTTAAACATGCGGGCACCTGGCATGACTTTGATGCGCATGCCTATGTTTACTTGGACAACGTTTATTGCTTCTGCATTAATCGTGTTTGCTTTTCCACCGTTAACGGCCGGGTTGTTCCTGCTTATGTTCGAGAGAATATTTGACGCTCAGTTTTTCAACGTTGCCGGTGGAGGAAACGTCATCATTTGGCAGCATTTGTTCTGGATTTTCGGACACCCCGAAGTATACATCTTGGTATTGCCTGCATTCGGGATTATTTCTGAAGTGATCAGCACTTTCTCCAAGAAGCGTTTGTTTGGTTACACCTCCATGGTCTTTGCTACCATATTAATCGGTTTCATCGGTTTTATGGTTTGGGCTCACCATATGTTCACTGTTGGTATGGGTCCCGTAGCTAATGCTCTGTTTGCTGTGGCGACCATGGCCATTGCTGTGCCGACCGGGATTAAAATTTTCAACTGGCTGTTCACCATGTGGGGCGGCCGGATTCAGATGACAACGGCCATGCTGTTCTGTCTCGGTTTTCTGCCCACCTTTGTGATGGGTGGTGTCACCGGTGTTATGCTGGCTGCAGCTCCTGCTAACTATCAATACCATGACTCCTATTTTGTGGTGGCACATTTCCATTACACGATCATTGGTGGCGTTGTGTTAGGATTGTTTGCCGGTATCTATTACTGGTGGCCCAAAATGTTTAATAAGAAGTTAAACGAAACCCTGGGTAAATGGATGTTCTGGTTGTTCCTGATTGGCTTCCATCTGACTTTCTTTATTCAACATTTCCTGGGATTACAGGGCATGCCTAGACGCGTATTTACCTATCTTGAAGGTTTGGGTTTGGAAACCGGTAACTTTATCAGTACCGTGGGTGCCCTTTTAATGGGAGTGGCAACCATCCTGTTTGTGATCAATGTAATTTATACCCATTTGCGGGCTGACTTGGCTGAAGCTGATCCTTGGGATGGACGTACATTGGAGTGGGCAACCAAAACACCGATTCCGGAATATAATTTTGCCCAAACCCCTAAAGTGCGTGGATTGGACCCGCTGTTTGTGGAGAAAACTAAAGGTAACGGCAAAATTATTCCTGCTGAGCCTTTAGGTCCTATTCATATGCCTAATCCATCCATTTTACCGTTTATTATGGCTTTTGCGCTGTTCATCGCCGGATTCGGTTTCTGCTTGCATTCTTTCTATGAATCCAATGTGATTCCGTTTACCATTGCCGGTGTTGGCATTGCCGGAACGCTGCTGTGCATGTTCTTGCGCTCTGTCATTGAAGACCACGGTCATCATATCGAACCGCATGATGAGGGTATGGATAAGGGGGTTGGGGCATAA
- a CDS encoding cytochrome c oxidase assembly protein: MTLRDALNNYSFFELWRPDILAVLLVVGMLYLLLTDRLREQLPFATAPVSRGKKAAFLSALLILYLVHGTPIHVLGYYYLFSAHMLQMAVSYMVAAPLLIIGIPQWGWNALLSVRTVKSVFAFMTHPFVAVINFNAFLSFYHVPIVFDTVMQYHWLHAVYHSFLFVAACFMWWPIISPLSGERQSTFLRKFGYIITGSVLITPVCALVIFAQKILYTTYIDAPQIFATLSLLDDQQLGGVIMKLVQEAAFATALIIIYFQWAQKERSRREIDPVEEKDLGYVTSHSQSNHVVIKQPSTQRSN; the protein is encoded by the coding sequence ATGACATTGCGTGATGCGCTGAACAATTACAGCTTTTTTGAGCTGTGGCGTCCAGATATATTGGCTGTACTGCTTGTTGTTGGGATGCTCTATCTGCTTTTGACAGATCGGCTGCGAGAACAATTGCCCTTTGCAACCGCTCCCGTGTCCCGGGGGAAAAAAGCGGCTTTTCTGTCAGCACTGCTGATATTGTATCTTGTCCACGGCACACCGATTCATGTGCTGGGATACTATTATTTGTTTAGTGCCCATATGCTGCAGATGGCTGTCAGTTACATGGTGGCGGCACCGCTATTGATTATTGGTATCCCACAATGGGGATGGAATGCTTTGTTAAGTGTACGGACTGTGAAAAGCGTGTTTGCCTTTATGACTCATCCTTTTGTAGCCGTGATAAACTTTAATGCCTTTTTGTCTTTTTACCATGTACCCATTGTGTTTGACACAGTGATGCAATACCACTGGCTGCATGCCGTTTATCATTCTTTTCTCTTTGTGGCAGCCTGTTTCATGTGGTGGCCCATTATCAGCCCATTGTCTGGTGAACGGCAATCGACCTTTTTGCGCAAATTTGGCTACATTATTACAGGAAGCGTTTTGATCACGCCTGTATGTGCACTGGTTATATTTGCCCAAAAGATCCTGTATACCACCTATATCGACGCACCCCAAATATTTGCTACACTCTCTCTTTTGGATGACCAGCAATTGGGGGGCGTGATCATGAAGCTGGTCCAGGAAGCTGCGTTCGCAACAGCCTTAATTATCATCTATTTCCAGTGGGCGCAAAAGGAGCGTAGCAGACGAGAAATTGATCCCGTTGAAGAAAAAGATTTAGGCTATGTAACCAGTCATTCTCAGTCCAATCATGTTGTGATCAAACAGCCTTCTACCCAACGGAGCAACTAA
- a CDS encoding cytochrome c oxidase subunit 3, producing the protein MQVNQTNSLPAHPEKATLEGKNKILGFWFFIGSDVVLFASLFGTYLGLKGSTQGGPGPQDLFHLEYVALMTFILLLSSMTSVLGIKAMQRNDFARMQLWFWITILLGLAFLGLEIYEFYQFVVHEGLGYTTSAFASAFYTLLGFHGAHVTFGVLWFATLLIRSRTQGINTYTAPKFYVASLYWHFVDVVWVFVFTLVYLMGKVG; encoded by the coding sequence ATGCAGGTGAACCAGACTAACAGTCTTCCTGCCCATCCTGAAAAAGCCACGTTGGAAGGTAAAAACAAAATTCTTGGCTTCTGGTTCTTTATCGGAAGTGACGTTGTCTTATTTGCTTCCCTGTTTGGGACCTACTTGGGCCTGAAAGGGTCAACGCAAGGTGGCCCTGGGCCCCAGGATCTGTTTCATTTAGAATACGTAGCGCTGATGACATTTATTCTGTTGCTCAGCAGCATGACCAGTGTTTTGGGAATCAAAGCAATGCAGCGCAATGACTTTGCCAGAATGCAGTTGTGGTTCTGGATCACCATTTTGTTGGGTTTGGCATTTCTTGGATTGGAGATTTATGAGTTTTATCAGTTTGTCGTTCATGAGGGACTTGGGTATACGACAAGTGCTTTTGCTTCTGCTTTCTACACCCTTCTTGGCTTCCACGGGGCTCACGTGACCTTTGGTGTGCTGTGGTTTGCAACCCTGTTGATCCGCTCCCGCACACAAGGTATTAATACCTACACGGCACCTAAATTTTATGTGGCTAGCCTGTATTGGCACTTTGTAGACGTAGTGTGGGTGTTCGTCTTTACCCTGGTTTACCTCATGGGAAAGGTGGGTTAA